From Lycium ferocissimum isolate CSIRO_LF1 chromosome 12, AGI_CSIRO_Lferr_CH_V1, whole genome shotgun sequence, one genomic window encodes:
- the LOC132040023 gene encoding LOW QUALITY PROTEIN: E3 ubiquitin-protein ligase UPL5-like (The sequence of the model RefSeq protein was modified relative to this genomic sequence to represent the inferred CDS: inserted 1 base in 1 codon) — protein sequence MYRRRKQPHPQRNNKRKFDQTGSSDESSALCSSLIKKRKDQIQVQFFVRLFPGNKTLVIQAKSTDLVEFIHYKIMLITGIPVEEQRLIYRGKQLECEHTLAECGVQHDRSMQLVGRMRSTNHHQAWKIINDIISIVSGILNGDYPCFPSVLDRIMVLLTQFTTMTPVDKIEKSCEHIELFVSSLAPAALVMLYMSPDSYRRFTVDECVRSFVNSFKIMLPAPLYNVCNPIVLEFCMLLGDAAGLDDGLYNFCRSSLGVSVESIGITTEEFLVKKEQIVSSECLVGSPVRMLTQIQFFVRLLPGGKSLVIRAHSMAPVEFIHYKIMLITGIPTAEQRLIYRGKQLQSEKTLADYGIQKDESLQLVGRMRSTNHPQAWQLIDDLISLVLDILGSNYPTTLSDTHHITKMLXEFLTMTPKDNIGKASQHLHIFISSSAPAALVMLYMSTEKTIEFTAHYSIRTFINSLKSELPKNTYNACARILLEFCKLLRGAAGLDDRLYNFCRSSLGPIVESIGVARCKDTKELLALKYVFPFVRDVVVAELSHDLELSIESVESMELSVSTVRDFTEYMSLVRKVLQLPFGFPISLPLKKDGTSEAVCDREYTERLHRVLYDLHRILYDLLDKMELCLRKLEDLLGLKDKGKTKLIVSWCSQYLVILKELNSISKLFKGLENVFWQKMRQRKVSLCFLIVTFAKRCDDCRWVIEHKEVTNFEVRRHFTMMILREVRNQAMLEMLIDRSQLLEESFEYIGQAHPVLLRGDLFMEFKHEEATGPGVLREWFFLVCRAIFNPQNALFVACPNDRRRFIPNPASKVEPLHLEYFCFSGRMIALALMHKIQIGVVFDRVFFLQLAGEKISLEDIRDADPYLYSSCKQILEMDPEMVDQDTLSLTFVCEAEELGSRKMVELCPSGKDTVVNSKNRKEYVNLLIQHRLVTSIAQQIAHFSKGFADVTTSSLRTSLFRSLDLEDLDRMLDGSGSAISVEDWKAHTDYHSYNESDRQISWFWKIVGRMSAEQRKVLLFFWTSIKYLPLEGFGGLASRLSIYKTSESCDHLPSAQTCFYRMRFPPYRSMAVMRDRLHVITQEHVGCSFGTW from the exons ATGTATCGACGCCGTAAACAACCGCACCCGCAACGCAACAACAAGCGTAAATTTGATCAAACAGGTAGCTCTGATGAATCCTCAGCCCTTTGTTCTTCCCTTATAAAAAAGCGAAAAGAccaaattcaagttcaattCTTTGTCCGTTTGTTTCCTGGAAACAAAACCCTAGTTATTCAAGCCAAATCTACGGACCTAGTAGAATTCATTCATTACAAAATCATGTTGATCACCGGTATACCGGTCGAAGAGCAGCGGTTAATTTACAGGGGAAAACAGCTTGAGTGTGAGCACACTTTAGCTGAATGTGGGGTGCAACACGACAGGAGTATGCAACTCGTAGGTCGAATGCGGAGCACAAATCATCATCAGGCTTGGAAAATTATTAATGATATAATTTCGATTGTTTCCGGTATTTTGAATGGAGATTATCCTTGTTTTCCTTCGGTCTTGGATCGTATAATGGTGTTGCTTACACAGTTTACAACTATGACCCCTGTggataaaattgaaaaatcctGTGAACATATCGAATTATTTGTTTCGTCGTTGGCTCCTGCGGCTCTGGTAATGCTTTATATGTCTCCGGATAGTTATAGaagatttactgttgatgaatGCGTTCGGTCGTTTGTTAATTCATTTAAGATTATGTTGCCTGCACCTTTGTACAATGTATGTAATCCTATAGTGTTAGAGTTTTGTATGCTACTTGGAGACGCTGCTGGGCTTGATGATGGGTTGTATAATTTTTGTCGGAGTAGTTTAGGGGTATCAGTAGAGTCGATTGGGATCACTACTGAGGAGTTTTTAGTGAAAAAGGAACAAATTGTTTCCTCTGAATGCTTAGTCGGTTCTCCTGTCAGGATGCTAACTCAGATTCAGTTCTTTGTCCGTTTGCTTCCCGGAGGCAAATCGCTGGTTATCCGAGCCCATTCTATGGCCCCAGTGGAATTCATTCACTATAAAATCATGTTGATCACCGGAATACCCACGGCAGAGCAACGGCTAATTTACAGGGGAAAGCAGCTCCAGTCAGAAAAAACATTGGCAGACTATGGTATCCAGAAGGACGAAAGCCTGCAACTTGTTGGTCGAATGCGGAGCACAAATCATCCTCAGGCGTGGCAGCTCATCGATGACTTGATTTCACTAGTCCTCGATATTTTGGGAAGCAATTATCCTACGACTCTTTCGGACACGCATCATATCACAAAGATGC ATGAATTTCTCACCATGACTCCAAAGGATAATATTGGCAAAGCCTCTCAACACCTCCACATATTCATCTCCTCATCGGCTCCTGCAGCTCTAGTAATGCTTTATATGTCTACAGAAAAAACTATCGAATTTACTGCTCATTATTCCATTCGTACCTTTATCAATTCATTGAAGAGTGAATTGCCTAAGAACACATACAATGCATGTGCTCGAATACTGTTAGAGTTCTGTAAGCTACTGAGAGGGGCTGCTGGGCTTGATGATCGTTTGTATAATTTTTGTCGGAGTAGTTTAGGGCCTATAGTAGAGTCCATTGGGGTCGCGAGGTGCAAGGATACTAAGGAGTTATTAGCATTAAAGTATGTTTTTCCATTTGTACGTGATGTAGTAGTAGCTGAGTTATCCCATGATTTGGAATTGAGTATCGAATCAGTTGAGTCTATGGAGTTATCAGTGAGCACTGTGCGTGATTTTACTGAGTATATGTCTTTGGTGAGGAAAGTGTTGCAACTACCATTTGGCTTTCCAATTAGCTTGCCGTTGAAAAAGGATGGCACCAGTGAAGCAGTATGTGACAGAGAGTACACTGAACGTTTGCATCGTGTTTTATATGATTTGCATCGTATTCTGTATGATTTGCTAGACAAAATGGAGTTGTGCTTGAGGAAACTGGAAGACCTGTTGGGATTGAAAGATAAAGGGAAAACCAAGCTTATTGTTTCCTGGTGTTCTCAGTATCTTGTAATTCTGAAGGAGTTAAATAGCATTTCAAAACTGTTTAAGGGCTTGGAGAATGTCTTTTGGCAGAAGATGAGGCAAAGAAAGGTTTCGCTGTGCTTTTTGATTGTGACATTTGCAAAAAGATGTGACGATTGTCGGTGGGTTATTGAGCACAAAGAGGTAACCAATTTCGAGGTAAGGAGACATTTCACAATGATGATACTTCGAGAAGTTAGAAACCAGGCGATGCTTGAGATGCTCATTGATAGGTCCCAGTTGTTGGAAGAATCATTTGAGTACATTGGACAAGCGCATCCTGTATTGCTGCGAGGTGATCTATTTATGGAATTCAAACATGAAGAAGCTACTGGGCCTGGAGTATTGAGAGAGTGGTTTTTCTTGGTATGTCGAGCGATCTTCAATCCTCAGAATGCTCTCTTTGTTGCTTGCCCAAATGACCGGAGAAGGTTTATCCCAAATCCAG CATCTAAGGTGGAGCCATTGCACCTTGAGTATTTCTGCTTCTCTGGTAGGATGATTGCATTGGCTTTAATGCATAAAATACAGATTGGCGTTGTGTTCGATCGTGTATTCTTTTTACAATTGGCTGGAGAGAAAATATCATTGGAAGACATTAGGGATGCAGATCCTTACTTGTACAGTAGCTGCAAGCAAATACTGGAGATGGATCCTGAGATGGTGGATCAAGATACACTAAGCTTGACATTTGTTTGTGAAGCTGAAGAGTTGGGGTCCAGGAAAATGGTCGAGCTTTGCCCCAGTGGGAAAGATACCGTCGTGAACAGTAAGAATAGGAAGGAGTATGTTAATCTTCTTATTCAACATCGGCTTGTCACATCAATTGCTCAGCAGATAGCCCATTTTTCGAAAGGTTTTGCTGATGTAACTACCTCAAGTCTCCGAACTTCCTTGTTTCGGAGTTTAGATCTTGAAGATCTTGACCGGATGCTTGATGGGAGTGGAAGTGCTATTTCTGTTGAAGACTGGAAAGCACATACAGATTACCATAGCTACAACGAAAGTGATCGTCAAATATCCTGGTTCTGGAAG ATAGTTGGGCGTATGTCTGCTGAACAGAGAAAGGTGCTCCTTTTCTTCTGGACTTCCATTAAATATCTACCTCTAGAGGGTTTTGGTGGTTTGGCTTCTAGACTTTCCATTTACAAAACCTCGGAATCTTGTGATCACTTGCCTTCTGCACAAACATGCTTTTACCGCATGCGCTTTCCTCCTTATCGATCAATGGCTGTGATGAGAGATCGACTCCATGTAATCACCCAAGAGCATGTTGGTTGCAGCTTTGGTACCTGGTGA